In Drosophila simulans strain w501 chromosome 3R, Prin_Dsim_3.1, whole genome shotgun sequence, a single window of DNA contains:
- the LOC6726760 gene encoding afadin isoform X3 codes for MSHDKKMLDREAVRSVIQQWNANRLDLFALSEPDENLLFHGVMRFYFQDAGQKVATKCIRVASDATVTDVIDTLIEKFRPDMRMLSVPNYALYEVHANGEERRLNADEKPLLVQLNWHIDDREGRFLLKNIDQKTTPIEQTDLNFKRKLSKREKKEQKKKEKMAKLSSDPPTSNGSHLGLGNGVSASSGSAHMNGNAGGPGGDGSDAVAGKLYTELPETSFTRSISNPEAVMRRRRQQKLEKKLQQFRSRDGGPDTGGTLKIYGESLCQDVPYKTLLLSIRDCAQAVVREMLTKYGLEKADPVHYCLVQVNSDGTEYILDDDECPLSILMNHPTSRGSIMFHVRRRPADSQPRRRKKKPLGAANGASHISGDREGPVLVEVTHSGDGGRRIKLGSDPVEVGSANTNCLQLFGPSIQPRHCLISLLEGVCTVTPLHTDALTFVNGHHISQPTILHNGSVVMFGRVASYRFLDSPTDGRYNLALSQSQLDSACLYERSPKMTGSGILAGGGSGSGDTQGQEPILPAVLEFPETHQELFLRHIISELDVNVPHFKLAPVYSLYLCARYRASTHYRPELQPTERAHKLTMFLHHVANLVYSVVQEQYTDPRILAFWMANSSEFLHFLKSDRHISAFSVQAQEVLAEAVQTAFRNLVNCFRLELSQTLNQFLSENIDHDSAAGLVLTVLGSAMALLRRCRVNAALTIQLFSQLFHYINVICFNTIVANSQMCTGDWGKVMTERLQLLELWAERQGLELAADCHLAKINQCAQFLQAPKSSVEEIQQLACSCFRLNSLQMAALLQQEKLPRNLVDTAIRMAESVADELTRADGREVRLEESPELHLALLLPDDGFSCDVVRGIPTGLVDFLNPLQQQGMCRLAAQPTSIGLWTVYMHQFNARSSSAMSNKLPQPELQLIKLHKNSNGMGLSIVAAKGAGQEKLGIYIKSVVPGGAADADGRLQAGDQLLRVDGQSLIGITQERAADYLVRTGPVVSLEVAKQGAIYHGLATLLQQPSPVIQRGNRRMSERDLTRMGGAESTKSLGPLIANSHPNHSLSLSQHLNNSHNNTLGNSNNSSIINPLAAHLPNSKSVPALHHHTGSGTISLANSKSRSTHSLHTNTSGMGGIGGAAAGGMLGQPNGSHNNANGNGNGNGNEQGFYQNLSVYRAQNQSQPILNERPPIAAHAAMNAYNGSSPLAPQQQPQQQQQSPYQQQQQQHMQANANLPPTRPVSAYYHSQQSAQQQLQQQQQQQQQQQQHSLQQQQFALSSGNLNGQQQQHQHQLTLNNRTKSQQNFQHTLRMQQMMAPSMPNISNMYHHQQQQQQQLPLQQQQQQQQQPLMSSSQSMQNVNDFTGGYQNGSLEYRRSQLHDPSTLYEIQQQQLQQQQQQQQASPNFIALPPKPLGSLQSPNKPNVPPSTAPKPQQQQQRYLGQSLPAEDKPPLPPTATHPLFKATQQIAPGMNYVASTLDPPKGSYVASNQGNNRPLHSGSNPWEREEREKDLEMRREHIRQWREQQISELSQIISRSPMQEEQLKTLILERDFERRAQELQEQEEQDQEQQYDKENVQELFRLAGGGQVSAIQTPITSYRQTEIKLAEMPDSNSLVDSVPPQPPAPTAQPLSSNTQQPKSILKHNRYSEGGVGPSGAPSSPSKSQKSASFADERHLHTEHPISNLAKELNQLTMLDKDNNNETLDAVVPPPPPPERNSSYLIMSQQKLRGSTGNATSSMGLLKTATSNQAAAAVEIKKASLLNTQTNNNNNLSGSLNNNTMQGSPLSAMELNAAYVSATGTGIIGGLGTPPPPPPLMQRDNKRVSFHDEENNFVSGNSQQQQLQQQYIMDNYGMEHQDLDTIREDTSYLQHNLDASMLPSMPATPDAALWNTSVQSTPGVIGAQEVYRDPRTRRLAEKQQQQQQQRAGDAVPEKLSFKEKMKMFALESGEDNTPKDKLKISRAQRDIDAVH; via the exons ATGTCACATGATAAGAAGATGTTGGATCGCGAGGCAGTACGTTCAGTGATACAGCAATGGAATGCCAATCGATTGGATCTGTTTGCGCTCTCCGAGCCAGACGAG AACCTGCTCTTCCATGGCGTTATGCGCTTCTACTTCCAAGATGCTGGCCAGAAAGTGGCCACCAAATGCATTCGCGTGGCTTCCGACGCCACCGTCACAGATGTCATAG ACACACTCATTGAGAAATTCCGTCCCGATATGCGGATGCTATCCGTGCCCAACTACGCCCTTTACGAAGTGCATGCCAATGGCGAGGAGCGTCGTCTCAATGCCGACGAGAAGCCACTACTCGTGCAGCTGAATTGGCATATTGACGATCGCGAAGGTCGATTCCTGCTCAAGAACATAGACCAAAAGACCACT CCCATCGAGCAGACAGATCTAAACTTTAAGAGAAAACTCTCGAAGCGAGAGAAAAAGGAGCAGAAGAAAAAGGAGAAGATGGCAAAGCTGAGCTCCGATCCGCCCACCTCGAATGGCAGTCATTTGGGCTTGGGAAATGGGGTTAGCGCATCCTCGGGATCTGCCCACATGAATGGCAACGCCGGTGGACCTGGAGGCGACGGCAGCGATGCCGTGGCAGGAAAACTGTACACGGAACTACCAGAAACCTCGTTCACCCGATCGATCTCAAACCCGGAGGCCGTGATGCGGCGGCGCCGGCAGCAGAAGCTCGAGAAGAAGCTACAGCAGTTCCGTTCTAGGGATGGTGGTCCCGATACAGGTGGCACGTTGAAGATTTATGGCGAGAGCCTCTGTCAGGACGTGCCCTACAAGACGCTGCTGCTTTCCATCCGGGATTGTGCGCAGGCTGTTGTGCGGGAAATGCTCACAAAATACGGTCTAGAAAAGGCCGATCCTGTGCACTACTGCCTGGTTCAG GTCAACAGTGACGGAACAGAATATATACTCGACGACGACGAGTGCCCGCTATCGATACTCATGAACCATCCGACGTCGCGAG GCTCCATCATGTTTCATGTGCGGAGACGTCCGGCGGACTCACAGCCCCGGAGGCGAAAGAAAAAGCCACTGGGCGCGGCCAACGGGGCCAGCCACATATCCGGAGATCGGGAGGGACCCGTCCTGGTGGAGGTGACGCACAGCGGCGACGGCGGCCGGCGGATTAAGTTGGGCAGCGACCCGGTGGAGGTGGGGTCGGCCAACACTAACTGCCTGCAGCTATTCGGACCCTCGATCCAGCCGAGGCACTGCCTCATTTCGCTGCTGGAGGGCGTTTGCACCGTGACCCCGCTGCACACCGATGCCCTGACCTTTGTCAACGGCCACCACATTAGTCAGCCGACCATTCTGCAT AACGGATCGGTGGTAATGTTCGGACGGGTGGCCTCGTACCGCTTCCTCGATTCCCCCACCGACGGGCGCTACAACCTGGCTCTGTCCCAATCCCAGCTGGACTCGGCATGTCTCTACGAAAG GTCGCCCAAAATGACAGGCTCTGGCATTTTGGCCGGTGGTGGCAGCGGTTCTGGCGACACCCAGGGACAGGAGCCCATCCTGCCGGCTGTCCTGGAGTTCCCCGAAACTCACCAGGAACTCTTTTTGCGCCACATTATCAGCGAACTGGACGTGAACGTTCCGCACTTTAAGCTGGCACCCGTCTACTCGCTCTACCTGTGTGCTAG ATATCGAGCGTCCACACATTACCGCCCCGAGTTGCAGCCCACGGAGCGTGCCCACAAACTGACCATGTTCCTGCACCACGTGGCTAATCTCGTCTACAGCGTAGTTCAGGAGCAGTACACGGATCCCCGAATCTTGGCCTTTTGGATGGCCAACAGCTCGGAGTTCCTTCACTTCCTTAAATCGGATCGCCACATAAGCGCGTTTAGTGTGCAGGCTCAAGAGGTTTTGGCCGAGGCCGTGCAGACTGCGTTTCGCAACCTGGTCAACTGCTTCCGATTGGAACTCTCGCAAACCCTCAACCAGTTTCTCTCCGAGAACATTGATCACGACTCCGCGGCGGGTCTGGTACTGACTGTGCTGGGATCGGCGATGGCCCTTCTTAGACGATGCCGTGTAAATGCAGCCCTAACGATCCAGTTGTTTTCGCAGCTGTTCCACTACATCAATGTCATATGTTTCAATACG ATTGTGGCAAACTCTCAGATGTGCACAGGTGACTGGGGTAAGGTAATGACGGAGCGGCTTCAGTTGCTGGAGCTGTGGGCAGAACGGCAAGGATTGGAATTGGCGGCGgattgccatttggccaagATCAATCAGTGTGCTCAGTTTTTGCAAGCACCCAAATCCTCCGTGGAGGAGATCCAGCAGTTAGCCTGCTCCTGCTTCCGTTTAAACTCCCTTCAAATGGCAGCGTTGCTGCAGCAGGAAAAGCTTCCCCGCAACCTGGTTGATACGGCCATAAGGATGGCGGAATCTGTGGCTGACGAACTAACCCGTGCCGATGGACGAGAGGTTCGGTTGGAAGAATCACCAGAGCTTCACTTGGCGCTTCTGCTGCCCGACGATGGATTCAGCTGTGATGTGGTGCGTGGCATTCCCACCGGTCTCGTAGACTTCCTCAATCCCCTCCAGCAGCAGGGCATGTGCCGTCTGGCGGCCCAACCAACCTCCATTGGCCTTTGGACGGTCTATATGCATCAGTTTAAT GCTCGCAGTTCCAGTGCCATGTCTAACAAACTTCCGCAACCGGAATTGCAGCTCATTAAGCTACACAAGAACAGCAACGGCATGGGCTTATCCATCGTCGCTGCGAAGGGAGCTGGTCAGGAGAAGCTGGGCATCTACATCAAGAGTGTGGTGCCTGGTGGAGCGGCAGATGCAGATGGACGTCTGCAAGCTGGCGACCAGCTTCTGCGCGTGGATGGGCAGAGCTTGATTGGCATCACCCAAGAGAG GGCTGCGGACTACCTGGTGCGAACGGGTCCTGTGGTCAGTTTGGAAGTGGCCAAGCAGGGAGCCATCTATCACGGGCTGGCTACGCTGCTCCAGCAGCCTAGTCCGGTGATCCAGCGTG GTAATCGCCGTATGTCCGAACGCGATTTGACGCGGATGGGCGGTGCCGAATCGACCAAATCTCTGGGTCCACTGATAGCCAACAGTCATCCGAATCACAGCCTTAGTCTTAGCCAACATCTGaacaacagccacaacaacaccCTAGGCAATAGCAACAATAGTAGCATCATCAATCCCCTAGCTGCACACCTGCCCAACAGCAAATCGGTGCCGGCTCTGCATCACCACACGGGATCGGGTACCATAT CCCTGGCCAATTCCAAGTCACGCAGCACGCACAGTTTGCATACCAATACATCTGGAATGGGTGGAATCGGcggagctgcagcaggaggAATGCTGGGTCAGCCAAATGGCAGCCACAacaatgcaaatggaaatggaaatggcaacggcaacgaGCAGGGATTCTATCAGAATCTCAGCGTGTATCGGGCGCAAAATCAGAGCCAACCGATTTTGAACGAGAG ACCGCCGATCGCCGCACATGCCGCCATGAACGCCTACAATGGCAGTTCCCCGCTtgcaccgcagcagcaaccacagcagcaacagcaatcgccataccagcagcagcagcagcaacatatgCAGGCCAACGCTAACCTCCCGCCCACGCGACCCGTCTCAGCCTATTACCACAGCCAGCAgtcggcgcagcagcagctgcagcaacagcagcagcagcaacagcagcagcaacaacactccctgcagcagcaacagttcgCACTCAGCAGCGGTAATCTCaatggccagcagcaacagcaccagcaccagctcACCTTGAACAACCGCACCAAGAGCCAGCAGAACTTCCAGCACACTCTTCGTATGCAGCAGATGATGGCTCCCTCCATGCCCAACATCAGCAATATGTaccatcaccagcagcaacaacagcaacagctgcccctgcagcaacagcagcagcagcaacagcaacctcTGATGAGCAGCAGTCAGAGCATGCAGAATGTCAACGATTTCACAGGTGGCTATCAGAATGGCAGTCTGGAGTACAGGCGCAGTCAGCTCCATGATCCATCCACGCTCTACGAaattcagcagcaacagttgcaacaacagcagcagcagcagcaggcatcGCCGAATTTTATAGCCCTGCCCCCGAAACCATTGGGCAGCTTACAGTCTCCCAATAAACCAAATGTTCCACCAAGTACAGCACCaaaaccgcagcagcaacagcagcgataTCTAGGACAATCCCTGCCGGCAGAGGACAAGCCGCCTCTACCGCCCACAGCAACGCATCCGCTCTTTAAAGCCACGCAGCAGATTGCTCCGGGAATGAATTACGTAGCTAGTACATTAGATCCGCCAAAGGGCAGCTATGTGGCGTCCAATCAAGGGAACAATCGTCCCCTTCACAGCGGTAGCAATCCATGGGAAAGGGAGGAGCGTGAAAAGGATCTAGAGATGCGGCGCGAACACATTCGCCAGTGGCGGGAGCAGCAGATATCGGAGCTGTCCCAGATCATATCCCGTTCCCCAATGCAAGAGGAGCAACTAAAAACCCTGATACTCGAGCGCGACTTTGAGCGAAGAGCACAAGAACTACAAGAGCAAGAGGAACAGGATCAGGAACAGCAGTACGACAAGGAGAACGTCCAGGAGTTGTTCAGACTGGCTGGCGGCGGTCAGGTCAGTGCCATACAAACACCCATTACCAGTTACCGACAAACGGAGATAAAACTGGCGGAGATGCCGGACAGCAACAGTCTGGTGGATTCAGTGCCACCACAGCCACCAGCACCAACTGCCCAGCCGCTGAGCAGCAACACCCAGCAGCCGAAGAGTATACTTAAGCACAATCGGTATTCCGAAGGTGGGGTTGGTCCCAGTGGGGCACCCTCGTCGCCATCGAAGTCGCAGAAATCCGCAAGTTTTGCGGACGAACGACATCTGCACACTGAGCATCCGATATCCAATCTAGCGAAGGAGCTTAATCAGCTCACAATGCTTGATAAGGACAATAACAACGAGACTCTGGATGCTGTAGTGCCGCCACCTCCACCGCCAGAAAGGAACAGCTCTTATTTAATCATGTCACAGCAGAAACTGCGGGGCAGCACTGGAAACGCAACCTCGTCCATGGGCCTACTGAAAACGGCCACCAGCAATCAGGCCGCAGCTGCCGTGGAGATTAAAAAGGCATCTCTTCTGAACACTCaaaccaataataacaacaatttgaGTGGAAGCTTAAACAACAACACCATGCAAGGATCACCACTCAGCGCCATGGAACTCAATGCCGCCTATGTTTCGGCCACGGGAACAGGAATAATTGGAGGATTGGGCacaccacctccgccgccaccgtTGATGCAGAGGGACAACAAGCGGGTGAGCTTCCACGATGAAGAGAATAATTTTGTGAGCGGGAAtagccagcaacaacagctgcagcagcaatatATTATGGATAATTACGGTATGGAGCATCAGGATTTGGACACTATCAGAGAGGATACGAGT TATCTGCAACACAATCTCGATGCCTCCATGCTGCCATCTATGCCAGCCACTCCAGATGCTGCCCTGTGGAACACCTCAGTGCAATCCACTCCGGGCGTCATTGGCGCTCAAGAAGTGTACAG AGATCCCCGTACGCGTCGACTGGCggagaaacagcagcagcaacagcaacaacgggCTGGAGATGCGGTGCCCGAAAAGCTATCGTTCAAGGAGAAGATGAAGATGTTTGCCCTGGAGTCGGGGGAAGATAACACGCCCAAGGACAAGCTGAAAATATCGCGTGCCCAACGAGATATAGACGCGGTGCACTAA
- the LOC6726760 gene encoding afadin isoform X6, with amino-acid sequence MMDWGIRRSIMFHVRRRPADSQPRRRKKKPLGAANGASHISGDREGPVLVEVTHSGDGGRRIKLGSDPVEVGSANTNCLQLFGPSIQPRHCLISLLEGVCTVTPLHTDALTFVNGHHISQPTILHNGSVVMFGRVASYRFLDSPTDGRYNLALSQSQLDSACLYESRSPTSPGSWNDEDGALSSTHKSDYDHHQQANHSSAYHNNNNNSSDHPLSSTLRDVVDSKAGQDQGANSGNYDGQSLEGNLENETKSISSLKSGGSNSQDRSPKMTGSGILAGGGSGSGDTQGQEPILPAVLEFPETHQELFLRHIISELDVNVPHFKLAPVYSLYLCARYRASTHYRPELQPTERAHKLTMFLHHVANLVYSVVQEQYTDPRILAFWMANSSEFLHFLKSDRHISAFSVQAQEVLAEAVQTAFRNLVNCFRLELSQTLNQFLSENIDHDSAAGLVLTVLGSAMALLRRCRVNAALTIQLFSQLFHYINVICFNTIVANSQMCTGDWGKVMTERLQLLELWAERQGLELAADCHLAKINQCAQFLQAPKSSVEEIQQLACSCFRLNSLQMAALLQQEKLPRNLVDTAIRMAESVADELTRADGREVRLEESPELHLALLLPDDGFSCDVVRGIPTGLVDFLNPLQQQGMCRLAAQPTSIGLWTVYMHQFNARSSSAMSNKLPQPELQLIKLHKNSNGMGLSIVAAKGAGQEKLGIYIKSVVPGGAADADGRLQAGDQLLRVDGQSLIGITQERAADYLVRTGPVVSLEVAKQGAIYHGLATLLQQPSPVIQRGNRRMSERDLTRMGGAESTKSLGPLIANSHPNHSLSLSQHLNNSHNNTLGNSNNSSIINPLAAHLPNSKSVPALHHHTGSGTISLANSKSRSTHSLHTNTSGMGGIGGAAAGGMLGQPNGSHNNANGNGNGNGNEQGFYQNLSVYRAQNQSQPILNERPPIAAHAAMNAYNGSSPLAPQQQPQQQQQSPYQQQQQQHMQANANLPPTRPVSAYYHSQQSAQQQLQQQQQQQQQQQQHSLQQQQFALSSGNLNGQQQQHQHQLTLNNRTKSQQNFQHTLRMQQMMAPSMPNISNMYHHQQQQQQQLPLQQQQQQQQQPLMSSSQSMQNVNDFTGGYQNGSLEYRRSQLHDPSTLYEIQQQQLQQQQQQQQASPNFIALPPKPLGSLQSPNKPNVPPSTAPKPQQQQQRYLGQSLPAEDKPPLPPTATHPLFKATQQIAPGMNYVASTLDPPKGSYVASNQGNNRPLHSGSNPWEREEREKDLEMRREHIRQWREQQISELSQIISRSPMQEEQLKTLILERDFERRAQELQEQEEQDQEQQYDKENVQELFRLAGGGQVSAIQTPITSYRQTEIKLAEMPDSNSLVDSVPPQPPAPTAQPLSSNTQQPKSILKHNRYSEGGVGPSGAPSSPSKSQKSASFADERHLHTEHPISNLAKELNQLTMLDKDNNNETLDAVVPPPPPPERNSSYLIMSQQKLRGSTGNATSSMGLLKTATSNQAAAAVEIKKASLLNTQTNNNNNLSGSLNNNTMQGSPLSAMELNAAYVSATGTGIIGGLGTPPPPPPLMQRDNKRVSFHDEENNFVSGNSQQQQLQQQYIMDNYGMEHQDLDTIREDTSYLQHNLDASMLPSMPATPDAALWNTSVQSTPGVIGAQEVYRDPRTRRLAEKQQQQQQQRAGDAVPEKLSFKEKMKMFALESGEDNTPKDKLKISRAQRDIDAVH; translated from the exons ATGATGGATTGGGGCATAAGAC GCTCCATCATGTTTCATGTGCGGAGACGTCCGGCGGACTCACAGCCCCGGAGGCGAAAGAAAAAGCCACTGGGCGCGGCCAACGGGGCCAGCCACATATCCGGAGATCGGGAGGGACCCGTCCTGGTGGAGGTGACGCACAGCGGCGACGGCGGCCGGCGGATTAAGTTGGGCAGCGACCCGGTGGAGGTGGGGTCGGCCAACACTAACTGCCTGCAGCTATTCGGACCCTCGATCCAGCCGAGGCACTGCCTCATTTCGCTGCTGGAGGGCGTTTGCACCGTGACCCCGCTGCACACCGATGCCCTGACCTTTGTCAACGGCCACCACATTAGTCAGCCGACCATTCTGCAT AACGGATCGGTGGTAATGTTCGGACGGGTGGCCTCGTACCGCTTCCTCGATTCCCCCACCGACGGGCGCTACAACCTGGCTCTGTCCCAATCCCAGCTGGACTCGGCATGTCTCTACGAAAG CCGCTCGCCCACATCCCCGGGATCCTGGAATGACGAGGATGGAGCCTTGAGTTCG ACACACAAAAGCGACTACGACCACCACCAGCAAGCAAACCATTCCAGCGCCTAccacaacaataataacaactcCAGTGATCACCCCCTGAGCAGCACGCTGCGGGACGTGGTGGACAGTAAGGCTGGACAGGATCAGGGGGCCAATTCGGGCAACTACGACGGCCAAAGCCTGGAGGGCAATCTGGAGAACGAAACCAAGTCGATTTCCAGCTTGAAGTCAGGTGGTTCCAACAGTCAAGATCG GTCGCCCAAAATGACAGGCTCTGGCATTTTGGCCGGTGGTGGCAGCGGTTCTGGCGACACCCAGGGACAGGAGCCCATCCTGCCGGCTGTCCTGGAGTTCCCCGAAACTCACCAGGAACTCTTTTTGCGCCACATTATCAGCGAACTGGACGTGAACGTTCCGCACTTTAAGCTGGCACCCGTCTACTCGCTCTACCTGTGTGCTAG ATATCGAGCGTCCACACATTACCGCCCCGAGTTGCAGCCCACGGAGCGTGCCCACAAACTGACCATGTTCCTGCACCACGTGGCTAATCTCGTCTACAGCGTAGTTCAGGAGCAGTACACGGATCCCCGAATCTTGGCCTTTTGGATGGCCAACAGCTCGGAGTTCCTTCACTTCCTTAAATCGGATCGCCACATAAGCGCGTTTAGTGTGCAGGCTCAAGAGGTTTTGGCCGAGGCCGTGCAGACTGCGTTTCGCAACCTGGTCAACTGCTTCCGATTGGAACTCTCGCAAACCCTCAACCAGTTTCTCTCCGAGAACATTGATCACGACTCCGCGGCGGGTCTGGTACTGACTGTGCTGGGATCGGCGATGGCCCTTCTTAGACGATGCCGTGTAAATGCAGCCCTAACGATCCAGTTGTTTTCGCAGCTGTTCCACTACATCAATGTCATATGTTTCAATACG ATTGTGGCAAACTCTCAGATGTGCACAGGTGACTGGGGTAAGGTAATGACGGAGCGGCTTCAGTTGCTGGAGCTGTGGGCAGAACGGCAAGGATTGGAATTGGCGGCGgattgccatttggccaagATCAATCAGTGTGCTCAGTTTTTGCAAGCACCCAAATCCTCCGTGGAGGAGATCCAGCAGTTAGCCTGCTCCTGCTTCCGTTTAAACTCCCTTCAAATGGCAGCGTTGCTGCAGCAGGAAAAGCTTCCCCGCAACCTGGTTGATACGGCCATAAGGATGGCGGAATCTGTGGCTGACGAACTAACCCGTGCCGATGGACGAGAGGTTCGGTTGGAAGAATCACCAGAGCTTCACTTGGCGCTTCTGCTGCCCGACGATGGATTCAGCTGTGATGTGGTGCGTGGCATTCCCACCGGTCTCGTAGACTTCCTCAATCCCCTCCAGCAGCAGGGCATGTGCCGTCTGGCGGCCCAACCAACCTCCATTGGCCTTTGGACGGTCTATATGCATCAGTTTAAT GCTCGCAGTTCCAGTGCCATGTCTAACAAACTTCCGCAACCGGAATTGCAGCTCATTAAGCTACACAAGAACAGCAACGGCATGGGCTTATCCATCGTCGCTGCGAAGGGAGCTGGTCAGGAGAAGCTGGGCATCTACATCAAGAGTGTGGTGCCTGGTGGAGCGGCAGATGCAGATGGACGTCTGCAAGCTGGCGACCAGCTTCTGCGCGTGGATGGGCAGAGCTTGATTGGCATCACCCAAGAGAG GGCTGCGGACTACCTGGTGCGAACGGGTCCTGTGGTCAGTTTGGAAGTGGCCAAGCAGGGAGCCATCTATCACGGGCTGGCTACGCTGCTCCAGCAGCCTAGTCCGGTGATCCAGCGTG GTAATCGCCGTATGTCCGAACGCGATTTGACGCGGATGGGCGGTGCCGAATCGACCAAATCTCTGGGTCCACTGATAGCCAACAGTCATCCGAATCACAGCCTTAGTCTTAGCCAACATCTGaacaacagccacaacaacaccCTAGGCAATAGCAACAATAGTAGCATCATCAATCCCCTAGCTGCACACCTGCCCAACAGCAAATCGGTGCCGGCTCTGCATCACCACACGGGATCGGGTACCATAT CCCTGGCCAATTCCAAGTCACGCAGCACGCACAGTTTGCATACCAATACATCTGGAATGGGTGGAATCGGcggagctgcagcaggaggAATGCTGGGTCAGCCAAATGGCAGCCACAacaatgcaaatggaaatggaaatggcaacggcaacgaGCAGGGATTCTATCAGAATCTCAGCGTGTATCGGGCGCAAAATCAGAGCCAACCGATTTTGAACGAGAG ACCGCCGATCGCCGCACATGCCGCCATGAACGCCTACAATGGCAGTTCCCCGCTtgcaccgcagcagcaaccacagcagcaacagcaatcgccataccagcagcagcagcagcaacatatgCAGGCCAACGCTAACCTCCCGCCCACGCGACCCGTCTCAGCCTATTACCACAGCCAGCAgtcggcgcagcagcagctgcagcaacagcagcagcagcaacagcagcagcaacaacactccctgcagcagcaacagttcgCACTCAGCAGCGGTAATCTCaatggccagcagcaacagcaccagcaccagctcACCTTGAACAACCGCACCAAGAGCCAGCAGAACTTCCAGCACACTCTTCGTATGCAGCAGATGATGGCTCCCTCCATGCCCAACATCAGCAATATGTaccatcaccagcagcaacaacagcaacagctgcccctgcagcaacagcagcagcagcaacagcaacctcTGATGAGCAGCAGTCAGAGCATGCAGAATGTCAACGATTTCACAGGTGGCTATCAGAATGGCAGTCTGGAGTACAGGCGCAGTCAGCTCCATGATCCATCCACGCTCTACGAaattcagcagcaacagttgcaacaacagcagcagcagcagcaggcatcGCCGAATTTTATAGCCCTGCCCCCGAAACCATTGGGCAGCTTACAGTCTCCCAATAAACCAAATGTTCCACCAAGTACAGCACCaaaaccgcagcagcaacagcagcgataTCTAGGACAATCCCTGCCGGCAGAGGACAAGCCGCCTCTACCGCCCACAGCAACGCATCCGCTCTTTAAAGCCACGCAGCAGATTGCTCCGGGAATGAATTACGTAGCTAGTACATTAGATCCGCCAAAGGGCAGCTATGTGGCGTCCAATCAAGGGAACAATCGTCCCCTTCACAGCGGTAGCAATCCATGGGAAAGGGAGGAGCGTGAAAAGGATCTAGAGATGCGGCGCGAACACATTCGCCAGTGGCGGGAGCAGCAGATATCGGAGCTGTCCCAGATCATATCCCGTTCCCCAATGCAAGAGGAGCAACTAAAAACCCTGATACTCGAGCGCGACTTTGAGCGAAGAGCACAAGAACTACAAGAGCAAGAGGAACAGGATCAGGAACAGCAGTACGACAAGGAGAACGTCCAGGAGTTGTTCAGACTGGCTGGCGGCGGTCAGGTCAGTGCCATACAAACACCCATTACCAGTTACCGACAAACGGAGATAAAACTGGCGGAGATGCCGGACAGCAACAGTCTGGTGGATTCAGTGCCACCACAGCCACCAGCACCAACTGCCCAGCCGCTGAGCAGCAACACCCAGCAGCCGAAGAGTATACTTAAGCACAATCGGTATTCCGAAGGTGGGGTTGGTCCCAGTGGGGCACCCTCGTCGCCATCGAAGTCGCAGAAATCCGCAAGTTTTGCGGACGAACGACATCTGCACACTGAGCATCCGATATCCAATCTAGCGAAGGAGCTTAATCAGCTCACAATGCTTGATAAGGACAATAACAACGAGACTCTGGATGCTGTAGTGCCGCCACCTCCACCGCCAGAAAGGAACAGCTCTTATTTAATCATGTCACAGCAGAAACTGCGGGGCAGCACTGGAAACGCAACCTCGTCCATGGGCCTACTGAAAACGGCCACCAGCAATCAGGCCGCAGCTGCCGTGGAGATTAAAAAGGCATCTCTTCTGAACACTCaaaccaataataacaacaatttgaGTGGAAGCTTAAACAACAACACCATGCAAGGATCACCACTCAGCGCCATGGAACTCAATGCCGCCTATGTTTCGGCCACGGGAACAGGAATAATTGGAGGATTGGGCacaccacctccgccgccaccgtTGATGCAGAGGGACAACAAGCGGGTGAGCTTCCACGATGAAGAGAATAATTTTGTGAGCGGGAAtagccagcaacaacagctgcagcagcaatatATTATGGATAATTACGGTATGGAGCATCAGGATTTGGACACTATCAGAGAGGATACGAGT TATCTGCAACACAATCTCGATGCCTCCATGCTGCCATCTATGCCAGCCACTCCAGATGCTGCCCTGTGGAACACCTCAGTGCAATCCACTCCGGGCGTCATTGGCGCTCAAGAAGTGTACAG AGATCCCCGTACGCGTCGACTGGCggagaaacagcagcagcaacagcaacaacgggCTGGAGATGCGGTGCCCGAAAAGCTATCGTTCAAGGAGAAGATGAAGATGTTTGCCCTGGAGTCGGGGGAAGATAACACGCCCAAGGACAAGCTGAAAATATCGCGTGCCCAACGAGATATAGACGCGGTGCACTAA